In Portunus trituberculatus isolate SZX2019 chromosome 28, ASM1759143v1, whole genome shotgun sequence, one genomic interval encodes:
- the LOC123510020 gene encoding uncharacterized protein LOC123510020 isoform X2: MGTGSSTYATEVETYPTEDPYEEEDVDAVATPLRPAYAPASTKPALAPPYNGVSYYPLSVSGSDSVGPDVVLSRVVQVLETAPPPYLLLPDHPNIPPSPVSVRKPPPVPPNTAHSRRGRPGYHQQYPGFNKSRTNTHTMSEGGVSVGGRPPDPHPPH; this comes from the exons ATGGGCACTGGAAGCAGCACCTATGCCACG GAAGTGGAAACTTACCCCACTGAGGACCCctacgaggaggaagacgtggaCGCCGTGGCCACGCCCCTGCGGCCAGCCTACGCCCCTGCCTCCACCAAG CCTGCCCTGGCGCCGCCATACAACGGCGTCAGCTACTACCCGCTGTCGGTGTCTGGCTCCGACTCGGTGGGTCCTGATGTGGTGCTGTCCCGCGTGGTGCAGGTGCTGGAGACCGCACCGCCCCCTTACTTGCTCCTGCCGGATCACCCAAACATCCCACCCTCGCCCGTGAGCGTGAGGAAGCCACCCCCCGTGCCGCCCAACACAGCCCACTCCCGCAGAGGAAGGCCTGGTTACCATCAGCAGTATCCCGGCTTTAATAAATCTCGTACCAATACCCATACGATGTCTGAAGGAGGCGTGTCAGTAGGAGGGCGGCCACCAGACCCACATCCGCCGCATTAG
- the LOC123510020 gene encoding AP2-associated protein kinase 1-like isoform X1 — MGTGSSTYATEVETYPTEDPYEEEDVDAVATPLRPAYAPASTKVSETSFNRRRNLCPTFNPSLSPSPEQDQDSESPNNGLPFQPALAPPYNGVSYYPLSVSGSDSVGPDVVLSRVVQVLETAPPPYLLLPDHPNIPPSPVSVRKPPPVPPNTAHSRRGRPGYHQQYPGFNKSRTNTHTMSEGGVSVGGRPPDPHPPH; from the exons ATGGGCACTGGAAGCAGCACCTATGCCACG GAAGTGGAAACTTACCCCACTGAGGACCCctacgaggaggaagacgtggaCGCCGTGGCCACGCCCCTGCGGCCAGCCTACGCCCCTGCCTCCACCAAGGTGTCTGAAACATCCTTCAATCGTCGAAGAAATCTTTGTCCTACTTTCAACCCCTCCCTGTCCCCTTCCCCCGAGCAGGACCAGGACTCAGAGTCTCCCAATAACGGCCTGCCCTTTCAGCCTGCCCTGGCGCCGCCATACAACGGCGTCAGCTACTACCCGCTGTCGGTGTCTGGCTCCGACTCGGTGGGTCCTGATGTGGTGCTGTCCCGCGTGGTGCAGGTGCTGGAGACCGCACCGCCCCCTTACTTGCTCCTGCCGGATCACCCAAACATCCCACCCTCGCCCGTGAGCGTGAGGAAGCCACCCCCCGTGCCGCCCAACACAGCCCACTCCCGCAGAGGAAGGCCTGGTTACCATCAGCAGTATCCCGGCTTTAATAAATCTCGTACCAATACCCATACGATGTCTGAAGGAGGCGTGTCAGTAGGAGGGCGGCCACCAGACCCACATCCGCCGCATTAG